The Wolbachia endosymbiont of Ctenocephalides felis wCfeT genome includes a region encoding these proteins:
- a CDS encoding ATP synthase F0 subunit B, with translation MSTALIVSLAFLVGFIFAYKPLKRVIRKALNSKRNKSKFTSEETKKFRQEMLEYYRKSSERYAKLDEEANAIMKEMLAKANNIIEYNRQRLDKTLDDNAQANLKKVTDQFEKTIENIKAGTASIAADAVEKILREHHKDSEQNSEIISSLSRDLNKKLH, from the coding sequence ATGTCTACAGCGTTGATTGTAAGTCTTGCATTCTTAGTAGGCTTTATTTTTGCATATAAACCACTGAAGAGAGTAATAAGAAAGGCTCTTAATAGTAAGCGTAACAAGAGCAAGTTTACGAGCGAGGAGACTAAGAAATTTAGGCAAGAGATGTTAGAATATTATAGAAAATCTTCTGAAAGGTACGCAAAACTTGATGAAGAGGCAAATGCAATTATGAAAGAAATGCTTGCTAAGGCTAATAATATTATTGAGTACAATCGACAACGGTTGGATAAAACGCTAGATGATAATGCTCAAGCTAACTTGAAGAAAGTTACTGATCAATTCGAAAAAACTATTGAAAATATAAAAGCTGGCACAGCCAGTATAGCTGCTGATGCTGTAGAAAAAATATTGCGTGAACATCATAAAGATAGTGAGCAAAATAGTGAGATTATATCTTCGCTTTCACGAGACTTAAATAAAAAGCTGCATTAG
- the carA gene encoding glutamine-hydrolyzing carbamoyl-phosphate synthase small subunit has product MLNAVLVLQDGRRFLGKSVGKKGKCMGEVCFTTGMTGYQHTITDPSFADQIITFTFPHIGNIGVNHEDNEGKKIFASGVVVRGISSASHCSSYVSLNDWLEENNVIGISGIDTRALTRYLRKHGSQNGMICSLNEVHTLEELQSYQSINGMGITNKVSLSNSLKNDASAKYKVVIVDFGVKISIISRLIELGCTIELIKPDEGFAKKILNINPDGIVLSNGPGDPQEIGDNIISELDMIVRSKIPIFGICMGHQLLAITLGAKTIKMDVGHRGSNHPVYNINSGRVEITSQNHGFVVDSASLPNSIEVTHVSLFDNSIEGIMMKNHPIFSVQYHPEEAPGTHDSHYLFENFVDNVKLYKMKSA; this is encoded by the coding sequence GTGCTAAATGCAGTTTTAGTTTTACAAGATGGTAGACGCTTTTTAGGAAAATCAGTTGGAAAGAAGGGTAAATGTATGGGTGAAGTATGTTTTACTACTGGCATGACAGGCTATCAGCATACCATAACTGATCCTTCTTTTGCTGATCAAATTATAACGTTCACTTTTCCTCATATTGGTAATATTGGAGTAAATCATGAGGATAATGAAGGAAAGAAAATTTTTGCAAGCGGTGTAGTTGTACGTGGGATTTCCTCTGCATCTCATTGTTCTTCATATGTCAGTTTAAATGACTGGTTGGAAGAAAATAATGTAATTGGGATATCGGGAATTGATACCAGGGCTTTAACAAGGTACTTAAGAAAGCATGGATCTCAAAACGGAATGATATGCTCGTTAAATGAAGTGCACACATTGGAAGAGCTGCAAAGCTATCAATCTATTAATGGAATGGGTATAACAAATAAAGTCAGTTTAAGTAATAGTTTGAAGAATGATGCAAGTGCGAAATATAAAGTTGTAATTGTTGATTTTGGTGTAAAGATCAGCATAATTTCGCGTTTAATAGAATTAGGTTGTACAATTGAGTTGATTAAACCAGATGAAGGCTTTGCTAAAAAAATATTAAATATTAATCCAGATGGAATAGTACTTTCAAATGGTCCTGGTGATCCGCAAGAAATAGGGGATAATATAATTTCGGAGTTAGATATGATTGTAAGATCTAAAATACCGATTTTTGGTATATGCATGGGACATCAATTACTTGCGATTACTCTAGGAGCAAAGACTATTAAGATGGATGTTGGTCATAGAGGTAGTAATCATCCGGTTTATAATATAAATAGTGGTAGGGTTGAGATCACAAGTCAAAACCATGGTTTTGTCGTTGATTCAGCTTCTTTGCCAAATAGTATTGAGGTTACGCATGTATCTCTATTTGATAATAGTATAGAAGGGATAATGATGAAGAATCATCCGATCTTTTCTGTGCAATATCATCCAGAGGAAGCTCCAGGTACGCATGATTCGCATTATTTGTTTGAAAATTTTGTTGATAATGTTAAACTATATAAAATGAAATCTGCATAA
- a CDS encoding glycosyltransferase family 2 protein — protein MIENIENLDYPKSKLDVKLIIESDDQEMLAVIEEYVLPQYFEVIKVPHSLPKTKAKSCNYAMNFARGEYVVIYDADDKPDPLQLKKALVEFSKNDDSLACVQARLNYYNYNYNFLTKFFSLEYMSWFQYLLPGFQKMNMPIPLGGSSNHFSVEILKKVFLWDAYNVTEDADLGLRLAHMGYKTRMIDSETLEESPITVFTWIKQRACWIKGYMQTYIVHLKNIKSLYKHTGLRGVLLLNLFVGATAFIFFVTPFLLLALILTKVLSELFLYYFIAIYFVNLIFLMIAVKQQKMPFYFYIISIFFGFVASLFG, from the coding sequence TTGATTGAAAATATCGAGAATTTGGATTATCCGAAATCAAAATTGGATGTAAAGCTTATTATAGAAAGTGATGACCAAGAAATGCTTGCAGTTATAGAAGAGTATGTTTTGCCACAATATTTTGAAGTGATAAAAGTACCTCATTCTTTGCCTAAAACGAAAGCTAAGTCGTGCAATTACGCTATGAATTTTGCCAGAGGAGAATATGTAGTAATATATGATGCTGACGACAAACCTGATCCATTACAGTTAAAGAAAGCGCTGGTTGAATTTAGTAAGAATGATGATAGTCTGGCTTGCGTGCAAGCAAGACTAAATTATTACAATTATAATTATAATTTTCTGACAAAATTCTTTTCCCTTGAGTATATGAGTTGGTTTCAATATTTACTACCTGGATTTCAGAAAATGAATATGCCAATACCATTGGGCGGCAGCAGTAATCATTTTTCAGTTGAGATTTTAAAGAAGGTATTTCTCTGGGATGCTTATAACGTCACTGAAGATGCAGACCTTGGTTTAAGGTTAGCACATATGGGCTATAAAACTAGAATGATTGACTCAGAAACTTTGGAGGAGTCACCAATTACTGTATTTACTTGGATCAAACAAAGGGCATGTTGGATTAAGGGCTATATGCAGACTTATATTGTCCATTTGAAAAATATAAAATCACTCTACAAGCACACAGGGCTCAGAGGAGTTTTACTGCTTAACCTTTTTGTTGGTGCTACGGCTTTTATATTTTTCGTTACCCCGTTTTTGCTGCTAGCATTAATCTTAACCAAAGTCTTAAGCGAATTATTTTTATATTACTTTATTGCAATATATTTCGTTAATTTGATCTTTTTGATGATTGCAGTCAAGCAGCAGAAGATGCCCTTTTATTTTTATATAATCTCGATATTTTTTGGCTTTGTTGCATCGCTCTTTGGATAG
- the rplD gene encoding 50S ribosomal protein L4 has translation MECKLVNLSNSDVGTVQLNPLIFSVKQKLSILHDVVRWQLAKKRAGTHKTKGISDVSGTTAKPYGQKRTGRARQGSLRSPQFRGGGIIYGPVVRSHAYSLNKKVRKLGLKVALSFKCANNQLIILDNLNIDVKKTSEIYKYIKNFGFSSFLIVGDYGDDLLRTTKNLHYVDLIKPIGLNVFDILNHECVMLTSDTLKYLEGRLL, from the coding sequence ATGGAGTGTAAGTTAGTTAATCTATCTAATAGTGATGTAGGTACTGTTCAACTTAATCCATTAATATTTTCTGTTAAGCAAAAGTTGAGTATTTTACACGATGTGGTAAGGTGGCAGTTAGCAAAAAAGAGAGCTGGTACTCATAAAACGAAAGGTATTAGTGATGTTTCTGGTACAACAGCTAAACCTTATGGTCAAAAACGTACTGGTAGAGCAAGGCAGGGAAGTTTGCGCTCTCCTCAATTTAGAGGTGGTGGAATTATTTATGGCCCTGTTGTTAGGAGTCATGCTTACTCTCTTAACAAGAAAGTGCGCAAGCTTGGCTTAAAAGTTGCTTTGTCTTTTAAATGTGCTAATAATCAATTAATTATTCTTGATAATTTAAATATTGATGTAAAAAAGACATCTGAGATATATAAGTATATTAAAAATTTTGGATTCTCTTCTTTTTTAATAGTTGGTGATTATGGAGATGATTTGCTACGTACTACCAAAAATTTGCATTATGTGGATTTAATCAAGCCTATAGGGTTAAATGTTTTTGATATACTAAATCATGAATGTGTAATGTTAACAAGTGATACTTTGAAGTATCTGGAAGGTAGATTACTATGA
- a CDS encoding F0F1 ATP synthase subunit C: MDFKFIAIGLSVFGMLGASFGLSNIFSTMLSGIARNPESEGKMKIYVYIGAAMIEMMGLLAFVLAMILILAN, translated from the coding sequence ATGGATTTTAAGTTTATAGCAATTGGTTTAAGTGTATTTGGCATGCTTGGTGCTAGTTTTGGTTTGTCTAATATATTCTCTACTATGCTAAGTGGGATTGCAAGAAACCCTGAGTCAGAAGGTAAAATGAAGATTTACGTTTATATTGGTGCTGCCATGATTGAAATGATGGGGTTACTTGCATTTGTACTTGCAATGATATTAATATTGGCTAACTAG
- a CDS encoding COX15/CtaA family protein, protein MVGIGGFTRLTKAGLSITEWKPITGTLPPLNEQDWLKEKSKYESTPEYKAFNYGMSMGEFRVIYLTEYIHRLVARLTGLVFILPFIYFTLKKKITKKVIIRLSVVLLLGALQAVVGWYMVKSGLVAEPHVSHYRLALHLLLALVIFGLLLYQFFEYQLALNTQLHDIRRKDVIPMRGAGMTIAILILVAIQIIFGAFVAGLNAGLIYNTFPLMDGHIIPEGLFFLQPKWLNIFENRTTLQFIHRALALLILVLTVILTIKNSNVKPVYIMLLSVVIQIILGVTTLLLHLPVAVAIAHQVFSFILLGAGVYVLCYLRS, encoded by the coding sequence ATGGTAGGAATTGGTGGATTTACCAGGCTAACAAAAGCAGGGCTATCAATCACAGAATGGAAACCAATCACTGGAACATTGCCTCCGCTAAATGAGCAAGATTGGCTAAAAGAAAAGTCAAAATATGAATCCACCCCAGAATATAAGGCATTTAATTATGGCATGAGCATGGGGGAGTTTCGGGTTATATACCTAACAGAGTACATACATAGATTAGTTGCAAGGCTCACTGGGTTGGTTTTTATTCTGCCATTTATATATTTTACACTAAAGAAAAAAATAACGAAGAAAGTAATAATAAGATTATCAGTAGTGTTGCTGCTTGGAGCTCTGCAAGCTGTTGTTGGTTGGTATATGGTTAAAAGCGGGTTAGTAGCCGAACCTCATGTGAGTCATTATCGGCTAGCACTCCACTTATTGCTAGCATTGGTAATTTTTGGGCTGCTGCTATATCAATTTTTTGAATATCAGCTAGCGTTGAACACACAGCTACATGATATAAGAAGAAAAGATGTTATTCCAATGCGTGGTGCTGGAATGACAATTGCCATTCTAATTCTAGTTGCAATACAAATCATCTTTGGTGCATTTGTTGCCGGATTAAATGCTGGTTTAATTTACAACACTTTTCCACTGATGGACGGACACATTATCCCAGAGGGTTTGTTTTTTTTGCAACCGAAGTGGTTAAATATTTTTGAAAACAGAACAACATTGCAATTTATACACCGTGCGTTAGCATTACTAATATTGGTGCTGACAGTAATACTGACAATAAAGAATTCTAATGTAAAACCGGTATATATCATGCTGCTTTCTGTCGTTATTCAGATAATTTTAGGTGTGACAACTCTGTTACTGCATCTACCAGTAGCTGTTGCCATAGCACATCAAGTTTTTTCGTTTATATTGCTTGGGGCTGGCGTGTACGTGTTATGTTATTTAAGAAGCTAA
- the rpsJ gene encoding 30S ribosomal protein S10, producing MNQDIHVKIRSFDCSVLEKCVRKFVDELKQFGAKLVGPSPLPRKGSKFIVNRSPHVDKKSREQFEKRVSMRLIVVRDATPTIMQMLTGFFFPFGVGVDLKVKEGKKGKKGKEGKGGKVG from the coding sequence ATGAATCAAGATATACATGTTAAAATTAGATCTTTTGACTGTTCTGTATTAGAGAAGTGTGTTAGAAAGTTTGTTGATGAATTGAAGCAATTTGGTGCAAAGCTGGTTGGTCCATCTCCACTTCCAAGGAAAGGTTCTAAGTTTATCGTTAATAGATCTCCTCATGTTGATAAAAAGTCCCGAGAGCAGTTTGAAAAAAGAGTTTCTATGCGCTTAATTGTTGTACGTGATGCAACTCCTACTATCATGCAGATGCTTACAGGCTTCTTTTTTCCTTTTGGCGTTGGAGTTGATTTAAAAGTTAAGGAAGGTAAGAAGGGTAAAAAAGGTAAAGAAGGTAAGGGTGGGAAAGTAGGATGA
- a CDS encoding F0F1 ATP synthase subunit A yields MALNPLEQFRIYTIVELPKLLGYDISFTNSSLFMMISVMLVVFFLLLGIRKGSVVPGYLQAAVEYVYDFVVSIVESNVGSKGLQHIPLIFTVFVFVLSCNLVGILPYSFTVTSHVIVTFALAMVVCVYVTVIGFEERGIEFLSILLPKGTPSWLAPIIILIKLFAYLVRPISLSIRLAANMMAGHIIIKVIAGFIVNMNIILTPAPFVFIIAMIGFEVFVAALQAYIFTILTCVYLSDAVK; encoded by the coding sequence ATGGCGTTAAATCCGCTAGAGCAGTTTAGAATATATACGATAGTGGAATTACCTAAACTGCTTGGGTATGACATCAGTTTTACTAATTCATCGTTATTTATGATGATATCGGTTATGCTGGTAGTGTTCTTTTTGCTCTTAGGAATTAGAAAGGGATCGGTAGTACCTGGATATTTGCAAGCTGCAGTTGAGTATGTATACGATTTTGTTGTCTCAATAGTAGAAAGTAATGTTGGCAGTAAAGGCTTGCAGCATATTCCGTTAATATTCACAGTATTTGTTTTTGTTCTCTCATGTAATTTAGTGGGTATCTTGCCTTACAGTTTCACAGTTACAAGTCATGTGATAGTCACTTTTGCTTTAGCCATGGTGGTTTGTGTTTATGTGACAGTTATTGGGTTCGAAGAAAGAGGCATAGAGTTTTTGAGCATATTACTACCAAAAGGCACTCCTTCATGGCTTGCACCTATAATAATTCTCATTAAATTATTTGCCTATTTAGTTAGGCCAATTAGCTTGTCGATAAGGCTGGCTGCGAACATGATGGCAGGTCATATAATAATCAAGGTAATTGCTGGATTTATCGTCAATATGAACATAATTCTCACTCCTGCACCGTTTGTGTTCATTATTGCAATGATAGGGTTTGAAGTGTTTGTTGCAGCTTTGCAAGCTTATATATTTACCATATTGACATGCGTATATTTGTCAGATGCAGTAAAGTAA
- the ltrA gene encoding group II intron reverse transcriptase/maturase, with translation MNKTKSFDIPKQLIWRAYKQVSKNKGAAGVDEVSITKFEENLKDNLYKLWNRMSSGSYFPEAVKAVAIPKGTGGGQRILGVPSVFDRIGQTAAAMYLEPLVEPKFHEDSYGYRPNKSALDAVDTARKRCWRYDWTIDLDISGFFDNLDHELALQAIKRHTDCKWVILYAERWMKAPIQLADGSKVVREKGVPQGGSISPMISNIFMHHVFDEWMRQKYPTIPFERYVDDAVVHCKTRKQAEFMKVMIEERLAEYKLKLHPEKTQIVYCKDDNRKSEFPKQSFDFLGYTFRPRLARNKIGKNFVSFLPAISNKAKKDITTTIRSWKILQSTHKTLEEISKIVNPIVRGWYQYYGRFCKTEIYKPLKNVERHLEKWVRRKYKKLRNHGRLARQLLGKMRKKGPDIFYHWTLGLGQKVNNGSCVSREVHAQFCEGLVGKFHRSTLPILGLFSYQFSMASLT, from the coding sequence ATGAATAAAACAAAGTCTTTTGATATACCGAAGCAACTTATTTGGAGAGCTTATAAACAAGTATCGAAAAATAAGGGTGCTGCTGGTGTAGATGAGGTCTCGATAACAAAGTTTGAGGAAAATCTAAAAGATAATCTATACAAACTATGGAATCGGATGTCATCTGGAAGTTATTTTCCGGAAGCTGTAAAGGCTGTTGCAATACCGAAAGGTACAGGAGGAGGACAAAGAATTTTAGGTGTTCCTTCAGTATTCGATAGGATAGGGCAAACAGCCGCTGCTATGTATCTGGAACCGCTAGTAGAGCCAAAATTTCACGAAGACTCATATGGTTATAGACCAAATAAATCTGCACTGGACGCGGTAGACACAGCGCGTAAAAGATGCTGGAGGTACGATTGGACGATAGATCTTGACATATCGGGATTTTTCGACAATTTGGACCACGAGCTAGCATTGCAAGCTATCAAAAGACACACAGACTGCAAATGGGTCATACTGTATGCTGAAAGATGGATGAAAGCTCCAATTCAACTAGCAGATGGCAGTAAGGTAGTTAGGGAAAAAGGAGTTCCGCAAGGAGGTTCAATAAGCCCTATGATCTCAAACATATTTATGCATCATGTATTTGATGAATGGATGAGACAAAAGTACCCAACAATACCATTTGAAAGATATGTGGATGATGCGGTAGTACATTGTAAGACTCGTAAGCAGGCAGAATTTATGAAAGTAATGATCGAAGAAAGATTGGCTGAATATAAGCTAAAGTTACATCCTGAAAAGACACAAATTGTGTACTGTAAAGATGATAATAGGAAAAGTGAATTTCCTAAGCAAAGTTTTGACTTTCTGGGTTACACATTTAGACCCAGATTAGCAAGAAATAAAATAGGAAAGAATTTTGTTTCATTTCTCCCTGCAATTAGCAACAAGGCCAAGAAAGATATTACTACAACCATAAGATCATGGAAAATACTACAAAGTACACATAAAACGTTAGAGGAAATATCAAAGATAGTAAATCCAATAGTCAGAGGCTGGTATCAGTACTATGGCAGATTCTGCAAAACCGAGATATACAAACCTCTAAAGAACGTAGAGCGGCATCTAGAAAAGTGGGTCAGAAGAAAATACAAGAAACTTCGAAATCATGGAAGACTAGCAAGGCAACTTCTAGGAAAAATGAGGAAAAAGGGACCTGATATTTTCTATCACTGGACATTAGGCTTAGGTCAAAAGGTGAATAATGGAAGCTGTGTGAGTCGAGAGGTTCATGCACAGTTTTGCGAGGGGCTGGTGGGGAAGTTCCACCGGTCTACTCTCCCCATTTTGGGACTTTTTTCGTACCAATTTTCTATGGCATCGTTGACGTAA
- a CDS encoding 50S ribosomal protein L23, whose amino-acid sequence MIKYNNIIKSPIITEKASFLREKFNKYSLYVFVNVSKRQIKLAIESLFNVKVSSINVVRVKSKARRFKDVIGYEKQKKKVYFSLIAGQKLDIMSV is encoded by the coding sequence ATGATTAAATATAATAATATAATAAAATCTCCTATAATTACAGAAAAAGCCTCTTTTTTAAGAGAAAAGTTTAATAAATATTCTTTGTATGTTTTTGTGAATGTAAGTAAGCGTCAAATAAAACTAGCAATAGAATCTCTCTTTAATGTAAAAGTTTCTTCTATAAATGTTGTTAGGGTTAAGTCTAAGGCTAGGCGTTTTAAAGATGTGATTGGTTATGAAAAACAAAAAAAGAAAGTTTATTTTTCTTTAATAGCTGGTCAAAAATTAGATATAATGAGTGTTTAA
- the rplC gene encoding 50S ribosomal protein L3, which produces MKRINALRRIGLLMTNVGHTTMYSESGLVAVTLLHLNETYIVDIKEQDKCGYNAVILGTGDFKNVAKPQLEYLKKKNIGSRCKLYESRLNDLSGIECGKKIGINHFVVGQYLDITGDSVGKGFAGVMKRHNFSGLRASHGVSIAHRSQGSTGQCQDPGRVFKGKKMAGHLGSSRVTVQNMKILSIDHENGIIAVKGNNVPGFKNSYVFVRDSVKKSLHKDAPFPVGLMPDNISDDNTGGLVS; this is translated from the coding sequence ATGAAAAGGATAAATGCATTAAGAAGAATTGGCTTGTTGATGACTAATGTTGGTCATACAACTATGTATTCTGAAAGTGGTCTCGTAGCTGTAACTTTGCTGCATCTTAATGAAACTTATATTGTTGACATAAAGGAGCAAGATAAGTGTGGTTATAATGCGGTTATTCTGGGTACGGGAGATTTCAAAAATGTTGCAAAACCTCAATTAGAGTATTTAAAGAAAAAGAATATAGGTAGTAGATGCAAACTATATGAAAGCAGGTTGAATGATCTATCGGGAATAGAATGTGGTAAAAAAATAGGTATTAATCATTTTGTCGTTGGTCAATATCTTGATATTACTGGTGATTCTGTAGGTAAGGGGTTTGCTGGTGTTATGAAGAGGCATAATTTTAGCGGGCTTAGAGCATCTCATGGTGTTTCTATTGCTCATAGGTCGCAAGGTTCTACAGGTCAATGTCAAGATCCTGGTAGGGTGTTTAAGGGAAAGAAGATGGCTGGTCATTTGGGTAGTAGTAGAGTGACTGTACAAAATATGAAGATATTATCTATTGATCATGAGAATGGTATAATTGCTGTTAAGGGTAATAATGTTCCTGGATTTAAAAATTCTTATGTTTTTGTAAGGGATTCGGTTAAGAAATCTTTACATAAAGATGCTCCCTTTCCAGTAGGTCTGATGCCTGATAATATAAGTGACGATAATACTGGTGGTTTAGTGAGTTAG
- the rplB gene encoding 50S ribosomal protein L2, which yields MGIKFLNPVTPSSRGTVLVSRVGLSKDKPEKSLTCGKKSRGGRNNYGRITTRHQGGGHKKTYRIIDFKRNRGGQAIVEKIEYDPNRSGFLALISYKEDNTKSYILAPQGMKLGDVIMSGEDADILPGNCLLLKNIPVGSFVHNIELKPGNGAAIARSAGCYAQIVGRDGQYVLLRLRSGQVRLILSSCKATIGVVSNPDHKNRKLGKAGRSRWLGIRPTVRGVAMNPVDHPHGGGEGKTSGGRHPVTPWGVSTKGKKTRKRNKSSNKYIKQLKG from the coding sequence ATGGGTATAAAGTTTCTTAATCCTGTTACTCCATCTTCTCGTGGGACTGTTTTAGTAAGCAGAGTGGGTTTGTCAAAAGATAAGCCAGAAAAGTCCCTCACATGCGGTAAAAAGTCTCGTGGTGGAAGAAATAATTATGGTAGAATTACAACTCGTCATCAGGGCGGTGGTCACAAGAAGACATATAGAATTATAGATTTTAAGCGTAATAGGGGAGGTCAAGCTATTGTAGAAAAGATAGAGTATGATCCAAATAGAAGTGGATTTTTAGCATTAATATCGTATAAAGAAGATAATACCAAGTCTTATATATTAGCTCCTCAGGGTATGAAGCTTGGTGATGTAATTATGTCGGGTGAGGATGCTGATATTCTACCGGGGAATTGTTTATTGTTAAAGAATATACCTGTGGGCTCTTTTGTTCATAATATTGAATTGAAGCCAGGTAATGGTGCTGCAATTGCGAGATCTGCCGGTTGTTATGCGCAAATTGTTGGTCGTGATGGTCAATATGTTTTGTTGCGTCTTAGATCTGGTCAAGTTAGATTGATTTTATCTTCTTGTAAAGCTACTATTGGTGTAGTATCTAATCCTGATCATAAAAATAGAAAATTAGGTAAGGCTGGAAGAAGTAGATGGCTTGGAATTAGACCTACTGTCCGTGGAGTTGCAATGAATCCAGTTGATCATCCTCATGGAGGAGGGGAGGGAAAAACTTCTGGTGGTCGTCATCCTGTTACTCCTTGGGGTGTTTCAACTAAAGGAAAGAAAACTAGAAAGAGAAATAAATCAAGTAATAAATATATAAAGCAATTAAAAGGTTAA
- the rpsS gene encoding 30S ribosomal protein S19, protein MSRSAWKPPFCHPSVLKKVKSALSKGLIHMAIKTHSRASVILPNFLGLKFAVYNGKDYIPVNVNDQNMIGHRFGEFSPTRKFTGHSGDKKVTRR, encoded by the coding sequence ATGAGTAGATCTGCGTGGAAGCCTCCTTTTTGTCATCCTTCTGTATTAAAGAAAGTAAAAAGTGCTTTAAGTAAGGGGCTTATTCATATGGCTATCAAGACTCATTCTAGGGCATCTGTTATTCTTCCTAATTTTTTAGGTTTGAAATTTGCTGTTTATAATGGAAAGGATTATATTCCAGTTAATGTTAATGATCAAAATATGATAGGTCATAGGTTTGGTGAATTTTCACCAACTCGTAAATTTACTGGACATAGTGGTGATAAAAAGGTGACGAGAAGGTAA
- the tuf gene encoding elongation factor Tu, whose amino-acid sequence MATVVEAFGKPHLNVGTIGHVDHGKTTLTAAITKHYGNFVAYDQIDKAPEERKRGITIATAHVEYQTESRHYAHVDCPGHADYVKNMIVGAAQMDAAILVVSGVDGPMPQTREHILLAKQVGVGYIVVYINKADVADPDMLDLVEMEVRELLSKYGFPGDDVPVVVGSALKALEDEDSEHGKKSIDKLMEKLDEYVQVPPRPIDLPFLMPIEDVFSISGRGTVVTGRIERGEVKTGDEIEIIGLKATQKTTCTGVEMFKKLLDKGSAGLNVGILLRGTKREEVERGQVLGKPGSITPHKKFKAEVYILKKEEGGRHTPFFANYQPQFYLRTTDVTGSIKLLDGKEMVMPGDNVSIEVELQVPIAMDKGLRFAIREGGRTVGSGVVSEILG is encoded by the coding sequence ATGGCAACAGTAGTAGAAGCATTTGGGAAGCCGCATTTAAATGTGGGTACGATAGGGCATGTAGATCATGGGAAGACGACGTTGACAGCGGCGATAACGAAGCATTATGGAAATTTTGTAGCATATGATCAGATAGATAAAGCGCCAGAAGAAAGAAAGAGGGGGATAACGATAGCAACTGCACATGTTGAGTATCAAACAGAGAGCAGGCATTATGCGCATGTTGACTGTCCAGGTCATGCTGATTATGTAAAAAATATGATTGTGGGTGCGGCGCAGATGGATGCTGCAATATTGGTAGTATCTGGGGTTGATGGACCGATGCCGCAAACGAGAGAGCATATACTGCTAGCAAAGCAAGTTGGGGTTGGATATATCGTAGTATATATAAATAAAGCTGATGTTGCTGATCCTGATATGCTAGATCTAGTGGAGATGGAAGTGAGAGAATTGCTGAGTAAGTATGGATTTCCAGGCGATGATGTACCGGTGGTGGTTGGATCTGCATTAAAAGCGCTGGAAGATGAAGATAGTGAGCATGGTAAAAAATCTATAGATAAATTGATGGAGAAATTGGATGAATATGTACAAGTTCCACCAAGACCTATTGATTTACCGTTTTTAATGCCAATTGAGGATGTATTTTCGATATCTGGTCGTGGTACGGTAGTGACTGGAAGGATTGAGAGGGGAGAAGTAAAGACTGGTGATGAGATAGAGATAATAGGGTTAAAGGCGACGCAGAAGACGACATGTACTGGTGTTGAGATGTTTAAGAAGTTGCTTGATAAAGGAAGTGCTGGGCTCAATGTGGGGATATTGCTGAGAGGTACAAAAAGAGAGGAAGTGGAGCGAGGTCAGGTATTAGGGAAGCCAGGAAGTATTACGCCGCATAAGAAGTTCAAGGCGGAGGTATATATATTAAAGAAAGAAGAGGGAGGCAGACATACGCCATTTTTTGCGAATTATCAGCCGCAATTTTACTTAAGGACGACGGATGTAACAGGAAGTATAAAGTTATTGGATGGAAAAGAGATGGTAATGCCTGGTGATAATGTTAGTATAGAAGTGGAGTTGCAAGTTCCAATTGCAATGGATAAGGGATTACGTTTTGCGATCAGAGAGGGTGGTAGGACTGTTGGTTCTGGCGTGGTTTCAGAGATTTTGGGGTAG